AGGAATGCGCACGGACTCGACTGTGTGCCCGAGTTCCTTGAGCACTTCAGCAGCAGCGTCCACCGTGGCCGCGACCTCGCCGTCGATCGGACCACAGCCGGGCCCCACCAGCCAGCCCACACGAAGCGGACGCTTGTTGGAACTCCCAATTCCGTTATCGAACGAGATGGCGTTGCTGGAGTAGTCGTCCTGTCCGTCCGGCCCAGCGAGTTGGGAAAAAGCCAACGATAGATCGCGGATACTGTGCGCCATCGGGCCTACATGCCAGAAACGGCGCGGCTCACGCGGCCAGATACCGGTCATGGGGACACGCCCGTGGGTGGCCTTGAGCGAGAGAATGCCGGTGTGCGCTGCAGGCCCCCGCACGGAGATAGCAAGGTTAGTACC
This Tunturibacter gelidoferens DNA region includes the following protein-coding sequences:
- a CDS encoding amidase family protein; the protein is MALTPGGSRWRVGGDCGRHVSAWPGTNLAISVRGPAAHTGILSLKATHGRVPMTGIWPREPRRFWHVGPMAHSIRDLSLAFSQLAGPDGQDDYSSNAISFDNGIGSSNKRPLRVGWLVGPGCGPIDGEVAATVDAAAEVLKELGHTVESVRIPAHRARLRARCVQSSACPRDEARIRE